From Spodoptera frugiperda isolate SF20-4 chromosome 27, AGI-APGP_CSIRO_Sfru_2.0, whole genome shotgun sequence:
ATTCTTCGGAAATGTATCTGATAAATGATCAACTTGTCGCCTATTTGTAACGGGCATCCACTATttcatcatcgttgatgagcctCCTGCCTGGCATCTCCTTTGATAGAATTGAGAGCTTCTAGCTGGTGTTTAGCTGAAACATCCCAAAGACAGAGAAGTAGTATCTCCACTGTTGTGTGGGTTTGGACTAGTCTTATGCTTCCTAAAGGATGAGCAAGTATTCCGGTACGAAGTACTGTCTGCTCACCCTCGATAGGATGGTTCCTACCAATCATAGTGCATTTACAATATGTCGAGGACTTTAATATTTGAGtaaaattatgtagttaataacaaataacatgtacaaaaattaatagaaaCCTAAGTATTCGATAATGTTATTGTATTCGATAATGTTAACATAACAGAACATAAAATgctacagaaaaaatatttataaatgcgaaagtttatgtatatgcttcaatcacgtcaaacctgctgaagggatcgggatgaaatttggaacaggactagattatggtctggaacaaAAGAGGCTATTTTATATACCATGGGGATGTGGGTGAAGCCGTTTCCAGGAGCTAAATAAATGGGAAAATTTGTGAGAACATTTGGATGTATCTTTGTTACTCTATCAAGAAATAAGTACTGGACGGTTTTAGATGAAAGTTGGTACAGAGACAGATTATTTATAGTCTGGAAAACATGGGGAAATGTCACGAGAATTTGGTCTGGACCACAAGGGGAAATTTTTGTCACAGGATTTTTTGAAACCGCTGAAAGAAGCTGATTGGTCTGTCTAAATAGGTATGTGACcaattttgtattaaactttatccgacttgtttttttttttacttttactaacatagaagttcacatacacatgacacccagacccgaaaccacaatttgtggatcacacaaagatttgcttcgtgtgggaatcgaacccactacacgttgtgGCTTTAgccggcagccagttgcccggccaccgcaccaaccgagcAGTCACGGTCACATATTAGGTTTGTTCTATGAATCAGATTATTGTAAGACATTTGAATTacagaattaaattttaattcacGTGTAATATAAGCGTAGTGGATTGGTGGATTTGGTTACAGTAGGTTTCCCTATGGCCAACCCGGACAATGGGACTTCACAATGTcagtacattttgtttattactgtTAAGCATACAAAATGTGTTTGGGGAAGTTTGGAATTTTGGGAAACCTTCGTTAGGAAGTGTTAAATTGCTTCATCACAAGGGACATGTTGGCCTATTCACACGTACAAAGAATATTAAACTTGAAGTAAgtttaaatatatatgtataatcttatcttataataaactagcgaCTCGCCCCAGCTTATCATGgttgcaatagtgatatattatgcatgtattatacatataaaccttccacTTGAATcaatctatctattaaaaaaatccgtAACTATCAAAATCCTTTGCGTACCGTAGTATtcaagatttaagcatacaaaggtacATAGGGACAGAAGAAGCAAGTTTgtattatactatgtagtgattcgTACAGCAGTCTATATCTATCTTAATTATAGACATAAACCTAATctcaaacaaaaatgaaatgagCAAAGAAGATTTAAgcgattttagactttattttcaTTAGCAATCCAAGTTTTCCTACCATGTCTTCACTTTGTCATCTTTTaactcttatttattatttcagataCCTAAATGCTACATGGTGTCGCACGTCACAGTCGATGTGGTCAATATCATTTCAACCCCGGAGGTGTTTTACAATTCAAATACGAACGTAGTGACAATACATTACGGTACATTTCAGAATAGCCTCTCTTCATACGATATAGTTGCAGAAGGACTTTGGAAAATGGGTTGTACTAACTGACCTGAAATCCGTATGAGTGACTGGAGTGATATCACCCGGAACCTATAACTCCTGTAGTGTCCATGTCTATAGATGGcaccaattgcttaccatcaactgATCCAATTCGATTTGctacagatttaaaaatacgtttaaaggaaaaaatgttattgtaattcaCATTTAATAACTCCAAAAGTCAGATACTTActacatgtaaaatatttattagttttttttttaataatatttatttattgttgtataatatttatttgatattttattttgtatttttttatatcaattgtatttattatttataatcaaatcaactttttgtaacttttttaggacaaaatgtattttttgtaacatcTATCTTAACCTgtgttcacaaataaataaataaattgaaataaaatcttaagttgctattttatactttttttataacctCAGAGATTAGTATTTCCAGTCACTGATGCAAGTTTACAGACATTGTTTAGATtgaagaataattttaaaactacctAAATATTCTTGTGTATTAATTGGTATGCGTATATATAATAAACAGCTATAACGAAGAAGCTAAAACCAGATAAGAAACCTATAATGTAGCATAGAACACCATTTAATCAGGTATATCGTCATTATTGCACCGCCGTAACAAATTTAAGCCAAAAATACACGaatcaatttttgttttcaattaggGGAGTGTAAAACTACTCAGTCTTAAGTGACATTTTGTAAACATCAAAGTAATGTTCGTAGCAAAGACATTGACAGTTAATTTGTAAAGATTTCTAAACCTTGATTGCATTTACTAGTGGATATTATCAGAGTATGGTAGTGCGATGGGACACCATAAGTCTCTCACATTCAGTGTCATCCTATCGCTTGCACATATTGTATTCTGTGATGTCTGGGAATTCGGAGATAAAAATACCCCAGAAAGTACATTTGTCGGGTACATTGACGGCTCTGTAGGATTTTTAGAACGGACTAAACAAATACCCGTTAGAGTAAGTTACAAAGAtcatcatacatcaacagcctaaaagtggccactgctgaccaaatgcctcttttCGCACAGAGTAGGttctacgcttgctcaatgcgggttggcgatgtTGCGAATGCGAAGTTTGTAATCGCCAATCCACCTTGAGCTAGAGAAGGGATTAATACTCATCATTAATACACACCTTCTTTGTAGGAGGAGAAGCCTTCGCTCAGCAATGGACACTTGCAATATATTGTGTAAA
This genomic window contains:
- the LOC118263699 gene encoding uncharacterized protein LOC118263699, whose amino-acid sequence is MGLHNVSTFCLLLLSIQNVFGEVWNFGKPSLGSVKLLHHKGHVGLFTRTKNIKLEIPKCYMVSHVTVDVVNIISTPEVFYNSNTNVVTIHYGTFQNSLSSYDIVAEGLWKMGCTN